The genomic region AACATACTGTATATTGGGCAATGACATAACCATGTATGCCCTTGCTGCGAGAAATAAGAGAAACCCCtgtttaaaacaaaaatttgggTTACCCAAAAGAAACCTGAACCAATTAGGATAAGggtaaaagaaagaatttttacaaatagaagtaaaaattgaagaatgtaaaaaatcaagaataagactgtcggcagaaaacaacaaagacCAACAGTcaacaaaacagaaaaatcaGCTAGCAATCACATGACTAACAAGCCATTACAACCAATAATTGGAAAGGACACGGTGATGACGAACGCAATGACatcatcaaaaaataagtttggagtCCGGGTTTGAAGTCCGTGAATGCTTATAAATAAGGAAGCAATGAAGCAGATGAAGGGCATTCGAAATtttctccaactcttcaaacataatattttgaaggtctaaatcttttgtaattttttcaattcctagtttatgggggtttctCCAACgagtcaagtcctctatcATATGAGAGGGTAAACTGTTGTTTCCTCCAATGGAGGAAATaatgtatatgtaatatttcatatatttcttcaataaatgtaaggtttttgttcaatttgttatccaaaattttattaagtctcTATATTGGAGTGTCTTCTATGCCTAAGGTAGCAAACGAAATAGGACTGTGTTGTTTGTTGCGAAAGAAGCTAAGTACCTGCGAACCATCTattgcggtagtgtggttggaggaagtccATAAAATCGAGAACTTGGAATACCCACGAACAAGGCggtcaaaaaatatatgaatttatgagggcttaatttattttgaaagcaTGTTGAACCTATCTTGGAGCATGTAGTGGACTATGACAAGTTTTCACTAAACAGGCAATGGTTATGAAATGAgctgaaggaccaaaatcgCGAACATTTGGAagatataggaccaaaattgccacctCAAAAGATAGAGGACAAAATTGCCAACCCCTTATAGATACaggacgaaaattgcaatattgcCTTTGCAAAACTTGAAAAGCTACATGACTATCTTGCTACCTAGAtacttaaaagactaaaacaCCAGGAGGCTATAATTAGaggataaaattacaattaatccTTAAAAGTACACCCTATTCAAAGACAAAAGTTACACAAACATGCATTGACCCTGGGGtacattacactaacacccctAAGAGGTGTATCtgtaatttcataaatcaCAGTGAATGTTTGTGTAATGGATAAATTTAAAGGGGTATCAACATCATTTATGATAAAAACGAGATTTTACTAGtaaagaaaaactaattaCAAGGAATACTATGTCCTCATGCTGTCTTTGATCTGGTTTAATTTGTTAACTCTCTTCATCCAATGCTAGGCCATGACCATTACTAGAACAAGAGAAATTTTACTGCAACACCagcttaattatttgaattgttgTACCATTGAAACTAAAAGTTGGGCATATAAACCTTCATAATGGAGCTAACATCACATAAATCAGAGGATGCATAGACTACGCTACAACTAGAGCTGCTCGATCATATACAAATAACCTAAAACAAATTGCACACATCTTGAATTTACGAGCAAacgatatacatatatgatcGTAAATTCTTGCTTGAAAGCGCGCTCAATAGTTGTTGATCTTGAGCAACTGCGGTGGGGTGAGAAGGCCGTATGAGGTGCAGCCCTTAGCCATGCTGCTTTTCCCCAAACGCCGTGCTGGATTGAAGGGGCTACATGAGCCGTAAGCGAAGCCACAAGGAGGATAATTGTCGATGTCCTTACCTAAATCCATTTCAGCCAAGACTTTGCAGAAGAGATCGACTTCACAAGGGAGGACTATCGGGCCATCGTTTTGGAATCCGTATTCCAATTCAGCATCCTCAAGCAGCATCCTGAACAAAGGGTGGTTTGCAAATTCGGTCTTGATCACGAACCTCTGCTTCTCGGGGCCAACGCAGACCGAGAAACAACCTGTTGGCGCCACTTGGCGCTTGGCGTTGGCCTTGTTAACGTTCTTGGATGCAAACATGTGCGTGGGCCGGGCTGACTGATTCAGCCGCCTGGAGAGTGATAGATAGCTCTCAAGTTTCTTCAATATGGAACTACTCCTCTTATGTTTCTTGTTCTGAacttccatatatatatatatatatatatctttgtcTAGAGGCAGCAGCAGATAAACTTACTCAGAAACTCCTAAGACAAGTTCGACAACAGTTTCAACCTCTATCGTAAGCCAAATCGAACATAGACCTCATCCTCGGCTTCGTTGTATTGCTCATTACCATTACTCCAGACAACGAATCCCAAACCGATTGGAGATCAAGAATCGCTTCATATAGGCAAATTAAGCCTCCTGGTATCAGAAAAAAGGATTCGAGATCAAGAACTTCTTGAAATGGACCAAAACTTACCCAAAAAACAGGTTCATATGTCCAAATCTAACAATATAAATGACATGAAAAATACACTCAAAATATGCAAGTGTATGTGTGGGGAGTGGGATAAAATAATAGAGAAGATGGAAGCAAGCAACGCTTTCAACCGGGCAATCTTGAAACAAGACAGGCAGAGGCAGCAGTACTATATAGTCCCACCATCACATACCCCACATAGATACTCTTAATAATTAGGGTATTTTGTCAACGCAGAAGGAGCCTCCATTTGAACACAGCTTTTTTCCCAAGTGCCCCACTACGGACAAAGTAGCTAGGATTAGGAATGGGTTATTTCCTGCGAAAATTCAACGCCTCAAGGTGAAGTGCACAAACAGCTAACCATcttataaaatcaataataaaaaccCATTGGCAGTTAACTACCAgcacacatacatatacatacatacatacatgatgttttcaactttatttttgaaagagAAATGCACGATTGGGAGAGTGCTTGAAATGGGGTCGAATGTCTGGTGGAGGTCTATTTTTCTGTGGGAGTTggtacaatataaataatgaagtGTAGGGTACGTAGGAAAGTGTTAATTGTGAAAACCCTAAGAAATCAGGGCCACTTCTTTTGGGAATTAGTGCAATTTTGaccctcctttttttttttttttaaataaagtttgaaatttttcctTCTAAATTTACAGTATTTATCTGTCACATCTTTTGGAGTTTACaatgtttatatgtttattgctaaaattttagaaatatgatAATGTAATTGttctgtatttaattaattccgAAAATTAGGTAATCGTCATGAGTATAAGATTTGATCAGATGTGTTTTGGAATTGCATATggagataatttttttgagatATGGTGATTGTGTTAAATTACATCttaccatatatttttttaatatatatataatataatataattaatgtttagAGTAATTGATTCGGACTATGAAATCGCAAAGATGATATTGTATTGATTAGagtaattaatgatttattattattattattattattattgttattgttattttgccaatgatatcatatttgtacattattataataatatttgaagagCTAATATTGCAATATCTAGTACCTACCAGTGTTACTGTGATAAAATATAGTTACGttagtgataaaatattaaattataattttaaaattatcactgaaaaatataaatattaagtgacaataatattaattttattattattgattattagtgataaaaattatgcTAAGAATTGTTACTAAGATAATCAGTGACACATgacaatgcaatttttttttgtgaaaattaatttctgtAGAATTATAAAATGTCATCCCTAAgttacagaattaaaattgtattttttttctaatttttatctctCAATAGTCAATTTTACTGagaatacataaataaaattcaacaaagtacaaagatacatatatatatatgcaggtgtgtaatatataaattaattaatttttacctatattggaatttaattatcaaatttaaatatttcccAACTAGTGAATACAGTTGCCATAGTATACacaatattaatagaaaaaaaagagcaactatataactaaaaagaaggaagatttggaccaaaaatgaCAATACAGCTACCAGTCTCAACATTTATGATTAGTGCACtacaagaattataatatttaattatgactaataatcatagttaaaatcAAATAGTATATTGACCACAACTATGCAGTAGTTGTTGATTGTAGTTTTTGCGAGGatggctaaaacatttgttatggttgccatgacaaatgttttgatCATGGCTCTTAGtcgtggtaaataatttttcataatggaAAAACTAGTTTTTGTTCAtcgatattatttaattgtagttaatagtagttatttaccatgatttttagccaTAGCCACTAATATTATAgctaatagtaattttttttctagtgtcataaaatattataacagtTGTCAAGTGtatatgattaattgaatattctctaatcaatttttatttgaaatttgtgcataacacatatttttttaaagtgaaagtgatgaattcttatttttttagtaagtCAATTGCAataatcaatatcaaatatcaatatttaacaataataataaaaatcatatattattcatcaatatcagataattatatataataataatgcgTACTATTAAATTGGAAACATCCCACATAATTATGGAGTCTCAATTTCACCAATTAAAATAAGCCTCTTCGGCAATACATGTTTCTTGaaactcataaaaatatataagaaaaacaacaacagtaattaataatcaatcaaataaattattataatataataatttatgatagTAGTAATGTTTGGTTGGCCATGACAGCGAGTACCATGATTCTTCTCAGAACCCTCAGTATTTCAAGTCAGAATTATACCTTTGTGCAGTCAAATAAAACCTAGGTTAGTgcccattttctttttaattaatcaactaTATAAAGACATGTGATGAttattaacaatatatatatatatatatatatatatatatataaggtcAAGACCATAATTTCATCAGCTTACATGCCTTGACAATTTTTCATCTCCAACTACTATTACCTActgttgaaaaataaacaattcaaCATATTATTCGAATGGAAAATTGCGTGTGATATTTtctaaacttaaatttaattatacaaacattctgtatttttttatgaaattaaaaatatatttattgaaattataattgtaattataaatatatcctaTTCAATAGTGAAATTTTACAGAAACACCCTTTAATTTGAGGTacattacacaaatattttctcacgggatatatctgtaatttttacaaaaaagcTCCCCTAAAGTACGTTACACTACATCCCTTCAGAGatgttgttatatttaattttataaaaaaattaagatatttatgtaattaaatttaatttgtcctGATTCTAATATTTTCAGCTGTCCCTGATAATTATGACGGCCCTAGACAATAAAAGAATTCgacttcaaatttatttatttttactccCAAATTACATGGCCACATTCGATGGATTCAACGCATAGTAATATAGCAAACAATTagcaaaataaagaaacagaAATTGCTAATAATTAGtcataagtgtatatatataggttgcACGCGATGAATATCTATTTATATCTTTAACTTGACTTATCATGCATTCTTTGCTGCttgtatttatcatatttggaaGGAACGAAATTTGAGACGCTTTGAGCATACGGAGCGCCTACCGAGCATCATAGCCACCATCATTATGGAATATGTTaggattatcagtgttaatttGTCTTgttctgttagttcatgtgcgttatatagattatggcgtatcccttgacctgtcgagggagaaaccactagttgagcactgttgtactgtacgattttattttattaatgaaacttacatttacaaaaaaaaaaagattatttatttataatgtattacattaatatatgtatatatatatatatatatataggatcaggtttatgaaaataattcaCAAGAAACATGTGATTACCTGGGGAACATTGTTGActatttaattagaaattttggaaccatttagattatttatttgcaattATGGTGAGATGAgcatttcatttaaaaatttaaattgttaaaaaaaattatttaaaattaatatcttaCTATCAAATGCACGTGAACCCTTATTTTGATAGGtgattttaatatcatattgaataaatatttcatttaaaatattataatattaataaaaacatattatatattaatattttaacaactACCAACCAAGTTATGATGGTGCAGGGAATCAGTGAAGTAATGGACAAATGAGATTCGAGGAAATGATGTTAAGTTAGTGGACATGTCTGCGCAAATTAAGTTTTACCTTagtattcaaatttttattactatttttcttttgttttggtCTACCGATCATATCTTTTTATGGAACTAGTCGTATATAGAGAAGAATTGTggtatgaaattaaaaaaaaaatatatatgaagaaaacaaatgtggtgtgaagaaaggaaaaataaataagtttataagaaaaagaaacgtgaaagacaaaaaatatattataattgtgggtttattaaaagtaaaaataataaattattattaattaaaataaatcgattacaattACGATCATGATCTACTATTACAATAGACAACAACTCCTACCACGCAGTAGATAATATCCCACGCACATGGTGGAGTTCGAACACATAACCTCTAAGATCATGGGGCTTCAATTTCACTAATTGAGTTAGGCCTCGttgaacttttttattatgattcaGTATAACCAAagtattaatcataatttttactataattaatatttagtccaccttaattaaaatatcacaaGTTTTAGAAGCATttgcattattattttctggGAAGGATTACCAACTTATGAATTAGTGAACGCATGAAGTTGGAGGAAATTAATGCGAAGGTCGTGAATTAGTGGCCATGTCTGCGCAAACTTTAccttgtaatttaattttaagatatttttctttttatccaaatttcttc from Sesamum indicum cultivar Zhongzhi No. 13 linkage group LG3, S_indicum_v1.0, whole genome shotgun sequence harbors:
- the LOC105158157 gene encoding auxin-responsive protein SAUR71-like, whose amino-acid sequence is MEVQNKKHKRSSSILKKLESYLSLSRRLNQSARPTHMFASKNVNKANAKRQVAPTGCFSVCVGPEKQRFVIKTEFANHPLFRMLLEDAELEYGFQNDGPIVLPCEVDLFCKVLAEMDLGKDIDNYPPCGFAYGSCSPFNPARRLGKSSMAKGCTSYGLLTPPQLLKINNY